A section of the Candidatus Manganitrophus noduliformans genome encodes:
- a CDS encoding pyridoxal phosphate-dependent aminotransferase — protein MKELSKITESFSESVIREMTRVCDAAGGYNLSQGFPDFESPKEIKEAAIAAIHKEYNQYPVTFGEPELREAIAKKAARYNGIQCDPDTEITVTCGSTEAMIATLKAIINPGDEIIVFEPFYENYGPDGILSGATPRYVTLNAPDWSFSLEELEKAFNKKTKAIIINTPNNPTGKVFSREELQQIAALCVQWDTYAITDEIYEHILYEGEHISLATLPGMKERTVTINSISKTYSVTGWRVGWAIADKKITQRIRKVHDFLTVGAPTPFQHAASVALAFPNEYYETLRAHYQKARAFLVGLLREAGFKCAPPEGAYYIIADTSTLMAELDVDNDFSFSSKLIEVTGVATVPGSSFYSIPSKGRNQVRFCFCKKWETLFAVEKAFKKYFKEIGKY, from the coding sequence ATGAAAGAGTTATCGAAGATCACAGAATCGTTCTCTGAATCTGTTATTCGTGAGATGACCCGCGTCTGCGACGCGGCGGGCGGATACAACCTGTCCCAGGGCTTTCCCGATTTTGAGAGCCCGAAGGAGATTAAAGAAGCAGCCATTGCTGCCATTCATAAGGAATATAACCAGTATCCTGTCACATTCGGGGAACCGGAGTTGCGCGAAGCGATCGCTAAGAAAGCAGCGCGGTATAACGGAATCCAGTGCGACCCGGATACAGAAATTACGGTCACTTGCGGTTCGACAGAAGCAATGATTGCGACGCTGAAGGCAATCATTAATCCCGGAGATGAGATCATTGTATTTGAGCCGTTTTATGAAAATTACGGTCCCGATGGCATCTTGTCTGGAGCAACGCCTCGCTATGTCACCTTAAATGCTCCAGACTGGTCTTTTTCATTAGAAGAGCTTGAGAAGGCTTTCAATAAAAAAACAAAAGCGATTATTATCAATACGCCCAATAATCCCACCGGAAAGGTTTTTTCACGAGAGGAGCTGCAACAAATTGCGGCTTTATGTGTTCAGTGGGATACGTATGCAATTACGGATGAGATTTATGAACATATTTTATATGAGGGCGAGCATATCTCACTTGCAACCCTTCCTGGGATGAAGGAGAGAACGGTTACAATCAACTCCATCTCAAAAACCTACTCCGTGACGGGTTGGCGTGTTGGATGGGCGATTGCAGATAAAAAAATCACCCAGCGGATTCGCAAAGTCCACGATTTTCTCACCGTCGGAGCGCCGACCCCTTTTCAGCATGCGGCCTCTGTTGCACTCGCTTTCCCGAATGAGTATTACGAAACGCTCCGAGCGCATTATCAGAAGGCAAGAGCCTTTCTTGTCGGTCTTCTCCGGGAGGCCGGATTCAAATGCGCCCCTCCCGAAGGAGCCTACTATATTATTGCCGACACTTCCACGTTAATGGCCGAGCTGGATGTCGATAATGATTTTTCATTCAGCAGCAAACTGATCGAAGTCACCGGCGTTGCCACCGTCCCAGGCTCGTCGTTCTATTCTATTCCGAGCAAAGGGAGAAACCAGGTTCGGTTTTGCTTCTGTAAAAAATGGGAGACCTTATTCGCCGTCGAGAAGGCATTTAAGAAGTATTTCAAGGAAATCGGAAAGTACTGA
- a CDS encoding thiamine pyrophosphate-dependent dehydrogenase E1 component subunit alpha — protein sequence MKNRIEGLGGLADPQLFNETLEISKWKQETLLQQLKMMLIIRGAEEKLAEGTVAGKIKCPCHLGIGQEAVAVGVSTNLRSTDRVFGAHRSHSHYLALGGSVEGLFAEVLGRVTGCSKGMGGSMHLYDGARGFMGSVPIVAATIPLAVGAGLAAKMDGRGDVAVGYFGDGAAEEGVLHESLNLASSLNLPVLFVCENNFFASHLHIGLRQPSDSIARFAEAHHIPNEVVDGNDVVAVTGAAARMINRARRGEGPSFLEAVTYRWKGHVGPSDDIDVGVKRNQDLTKWKGRDPVRRLAKAMQEKGFLSAERFSKVQEEVSTFINAAWMKAEQGDFPDQAALLDLVYFRKDEKR from the coding sequence ATGAAAAACAGAATAGAGGGGTTGGGCGGACTTGCGGATCCACAGCTGTTTAACGAAACGCTTGAGATATCGAAATGGAAGCAGGAAACCCTGCTCCAACAACTGAAAATGATGTTGATTATCCGGGGTGCCGAAGAAAAACTCGCGGAGGGGACCGTCGCGGGAAAAATAAAATGTCCCTGCCACCTTGGAATCGGCCAGGAGGCGGTCGCCGTCGGCGTATCGACCAATTTACGTTCCACCGATCGCGTTTTCGGTGCCCATCGATCTCATTCCCATTACCTGGCCTTGGGTGGAAGCGTCGAGGGCCTTTTTGCAGAAGTATTGGGACGGGTGACCGGTTGTTCGAAAGGGATGGGTGGATCGATGCATCTATACGACGGCGCCCGTGGATTTATGGGATCCGTTCCGATTGTGGCGGCGACCATCCCGCTCGCCGTGGGAGCGGGATTGGCAGCCAAAATGGATGGAAGAGGAGATGTCGCAGTCGGTTATTTCGGCGACGGGGCTGCGGAAGAAGGAGTCCTGCACGAATCCCTTAATCTCGCTTCCAGCCTGAACCTTCCGGTCTTGTTCGTTTGTGAAAATAATTTCTTCGCGAGCCATCTCCATATCGGATTAAGGCAGCCGAGCGATTCCATCGCCCGTTTTGCGGAAGCCCACCATATTCCGAACGAGGTGGTCGACGGCAACGATGTCGTTGCCGTCACAGGGGCCGCTGCAAGGATGATCAACCGGGCCAGAAGAGGAGAAGGGCCTTCTTTCCTCGAAGCGGTGACCTATCGCTGGAAAGGCCACGTCGGTCCGAGCGACGATATCGATGTCGGAGTGAAACGAAACCAGGATCTGACGAAGTGGAAGGGACGCGATCCGGTCAGACGGTTGGCGAAAGCGATGCAGGAGAAGGGATTCCTCTCTGCGGAGCGGTTTTCTAAAGTGCAGGAGGAGGTTTCCACATTCATTAACGCAGCCTGGATGAAGGCGGAACAGGGGGATTTCCCCGACCAAGCGGCTCTGCTCGACTTGGTCTATTTTAGAAAGGATGAAAAACGATGA
- a CDS encoding alpha-ketoacid dehydrogenase subunit beta translates to MTTSSLTYGEAILSGFRYLLSNYPEVFVIGQGLWSPWYVGNSMTGLDKEFGQNRIIDSPVSELAVTGAAVGASLCGYRPIVVHPRMDFMILATDQIVNQAAKWSHMFGGQAHASVTVRSIVNRGGEQGAQHSQSLHAWFAHIPGLRVVMPATPEDARDLLIASVLSGDPVLYIDDRWLYEIEQEVSPIVEKNLRTEGPKVIRTGTDCTLVGSSYATQLCVEAAAHLEKQGVSCEIIDLRVVNPLIFDEIISSVEKTRKLCVVDGGWSACGLAGEIIAGICEKTAPSLLESTPVRLTLPDAPAPTSGPLESTYYFQSDDIVAAVLRLVSKRVGELSR, encoded by the coding sequence ATGACGACATCATCTTTGACGTATGGAGAGGCGATCCTGTCGGGGTTTCGCTACCTTCTTTCAAATTATCCTGAAGTGTTTGTGATTGGCCAGGGGCTTTGGTCTCCCTGGTACGTCGGTAATTCGATGACCGGCCTCGACAAGGAGTTTGGTCAGAACCGCATCATCGACAGTCCTGTCTCGGAATTGGCGGTTACCGGCGCCGCCGTGGGCGCCTCACTCTGCGGTTACCGCCCGATTGTGGTCCATCCGCGGATGGATTTTATGATCCTGGCCACCGATCAGATCGTCAACCAGGCCGCGAAATGGTCCCACATGTTCGGAGGACAGGCCCATGCTTCTGTCACGGTGAGAAGCATCGTCAACCGCGGGGGAGAGCAGGGGGCGCAGCATTCCCAATCGCTTCATGCCTGGTTCGCCCACATTCCCGGGCTTCGGGTCGTGATGCCGGCGACCCCGGAAGATGCCCGCGACCTGCTGATTGCCAGCGTCTTGTCGGGCGATCCGGTCCTCTACATCGATGACCGGTGGTTATATGAAATCGAGCAGGAAGTTTCGCCGATCGTCGAGAAAAATTTAAGGACGGAAGGCCCCAAGGTTATCCGAACGGGGACCGACTGCACATTGGTCGGGAGCAGCTACGCCACCCAACTCTGCGTCGAGGCGGCCGCCCATCTGGAGAAGCAAGGGGTCTCCTGCGAGATCATCGACCTCCGGGTGGTGAACCCTTTGATTTTTGATGAGATCATCTCCTCTGTTGAAAAAACAAGAAAGCTCTGCGTAGTCGATGGAGGTTGGAGTGCCTGTGGCCTTGCCGGTGAAATCATTGCAGGAATATGTGAAAAGACGGCCCCTTCTTTGCTGGAGAGCACGCCGGTCCGCCTGACGCTTCCGGATGCGCCGGCCCCAACAAGCGGTCCCCTTGAATCAACTTATTACTTTCAATCGGATGACATCGTGGCAGCCGTCCTCCGGCTTGTTTCCAAACGGGTTGGTGAACTCAGCCGTTAA
- a CDS encoding polysaccharide biosynthesis protein codes for MLPVHEHALEKKTLIKKKCAKRMFNFGLSLAALILLAPVFILIAIVIKLTSRGPLFFTQERIGKNFAPFLIYKFRTVETLSGDPGQASCHRVTRIGSLLRSCKLDRLPQLINVLKGEMSLVGPRPELQKHVDLFRKDYETILSIRPGMTDFATIEIRDVSLLLSKVDDPEAYYINTVLPKKIKLAKQYVYQRSLALDVKILFTSVMALLLCLPFPFSKKEGAEKKTIKEVIEKYRKGIIIFIHAMAILLSNCFAFLLRFDGKVSPNEINLLIVTLPIVLLMRLFALQYFGLNQGLWRYASIQDLIDLGWAILASSIGIWGGITFLSINGYPQSVILIDAILLFLLLAGFRVTKRVYSVLTQIEIGARRVLIIGAGNAGELVARDMMQNPSYNRQPIAFIDDDPKKISSKIHSIPVMGNSNQLERVVQTLHPDEILIAIPSAGQKQLKGIISRCKSFGIPIKFLPSLTGLLGGKVSITDIRNLDIEDLIGRREIEIYDPQVEFKIKDKRILITGAGGSIGSELCRQVAAFRPELLILFERSENNLHHIQVELLDKFPGISLSVVLGDILDEEKLHQVFSMYRPHVIFHAAAYKHVPMMESHPLGAVQNNILGTYNVIQMADQYGAEDFVLISTDKAVQPTSVMGATKRVAEMLVRYFNQQSKTRLVSVRFGNVLESNGSVVPLFRAQIKKGGPVTVTHPDIKRYFITIQEAVQLVLHAAVLGEGGETFVLDMGDPIKVIDIARTMIILSGFSPDEDIPIQIVGLRPAEKLVEGLFEEAEKVTQTRHEKIRVAQNGKVTDELMSYVKKFASMDHETDPNEIKITLKELIPTYQNDSLPSHASSKTPSAWDDASPNNSLFPAPTRPPSSETPLYH; via the coding sequence ATGTTGCCCGTACATGAGCACGCCCTGGAAAAGAAAACCCTGATTAAAAAAAAATGTGCTAAAAGAATGTTTAACTTCGGACTGTCGCTGGCAGCATTGATTCTGTTGGCTCCCGTCTTCATCCTGATTGCCATTGTCATTAAGTTGACCTCCAGGGGGCCTTTATTTTTCACACAGGAGCGAATCGGGAAAAACTTCGCTCCTTTCCTAATCTATAAATTCCGAACAGTTGAAACCTTGTCGGGAGATCCCGGCCAGGCGTCCTGCCATCGGGTTACCCGAATCGGATCTCTCCTTCGTTCGTGCAAACTCGACCGGCTTCCGCAGCTGATTAATGTACTTAAGGGAGAGATGAGCTTGGTTGGTCCTCGCCCCGAATTGCAAAAACATGTAGATCTGTTCCGAAAGGATTACGAAACAATTTTGTCGATCCGGCCTGGAATGACCGATTTTGCGACCATTGAAATCCGGGATGTCTCCCTTCTTTTATCAAAGGTGGATGACCCGGAAGCTTATTACATCAATACCGTTTTGCCTAAGAAGATCAAATTGGCCAAACAGTATGTGTACCAACGAAGCCTTGCTCTTGATGTGAAAATCCTCTTCACCAGCGTGATGGCTCTCTTGCTTTGTCTACCTTTCCCATTCTCAAAAAAAGAAGGGGCCGAAAAGAAAACCATCAAAGAAGTGATTGAGAAATATAGAAAGGGGATTATCATTTTTATTCACGCTATGGCTATTCTATTATCGAATTGCTTCGCATTCTTGCTCCGATTTGACGGGAAGGTTTCTCCTAATGAAATCAATCTCCTGATAGTCACTCTCCCGATTGTTCTTCTGATGCGGTTGTTTGCTCTGCAGTATTTCGGGCTTAATCAAGGGCTTTGGCGTTATGCTAGTATTCAGGATTTGATTGACCTTGGGTGGGCAATACTTGCCAGTTCAATTGGAATTTGGGGGGGAATTACGTTCCTGTCAATAAATGGATATCCTCAATCTGTAATTTTGATCGACGCGATTCTCCTCTTTTTGCTCTTGGCCGGCTTTCGGGTTACGAAGAGAGTCTATTCGGTCCTTACACAAATAGAAATCGGAGCTCGACGAGTTTTAATCATTGGTGCCGGGAATGCCGGAGAATTGGTTGCTCGGGATATGATGCAAAACCCCTCCTATAATCGTCAGCCGATTGCCTTCATTGATGATGACCCTAAGAAAATATCCTCAAAAATTCACAGCATCCCAGTGATGGGAAACAGTAACCAGTTAGAAAGGGTCGTCCAGACATTGCATCCGGATGAGATCCTCATTGCCATTCCTTCCGCAGGTCAGAAGCAGTTAAAAGGAATTATTAGCCGATGTAAATCTTTCGGTATTCCTATCAAATTTCTTCCTAGTTTGACCGGGCTCCTGGGCGGAAAAGTCTCGATCACAGATATTCGAAACCTGGATATTGAAGATTTAATCGGAAGGCGCGAAATTGAAATTTATGATCCTCAGGTTGAGTTTAAAATAAAAGATAAAAGAATATTAATCACGGGTGCGGGAGGATCCATCGGATCCGAGCTTTGCCGTCAAGTGGCCGCTTTCCGTCCTGAACTTCTGATCCTTTTTGAAAGGAGTGAAAACAATCTCCACCATATCCAGGTCGAGCTTTTGGATAAATTCCCCGGCATTTCTCTCAGCGTCGTTTTAGGAGACATCCTCGACGAAGAAAAACTTCATCAGGTTTTCTCCATGTATCGTCCTCACGTCATTTTTCATGCGGCGGCCTATAAACATGTTCCGATGATGGAAAGCCATCCCCTGGGGGCGGTCCAAAATAATATCTTGGGAACCTACAATGTGATCCAAATGGCGGATCAATACGGCGCGGAAGATTTTGTGCTGATTTCGACTGATAAAGCGGTTCAACCCACCAGTGTCATGGGCGCGACCAAGCGGGTGGCCGAAATGCTGGTTCGATATTTTAATCAACAAAGTAAAACCAGATTGGTTTCGGTTCGTTTTGGAAACGTTCTCGAGAGCAATGGAAGCGTCGTTCCGCTCTTCCGTGCGCAGATCAAAAAAGGAGGACCGGTCACTGTTACTCATCCTGATATCAAGCGATACTTTATTACCATTCAAGAGGCAGTTCAGCTTGTCTTGCACGCGGCGGTTCTTGGAGAAGGAGGAGAGACTTTTGTTTTGGATATGGGGGATCCGATCAAAGTTATCGATATTGCCAGGACAATGATCATTCTATCCGGGTTTTCCCCGGATGAGGATATCCCGATTCAGATTGTCGGCTTGCGGCCGGCGGAAAAACTGGTTGAAGGCCTTTTCGAAGAGGCAGAAAAGGTGACGCAGACCCGCCATGAAAAGATACGGGTGGCGCAAAATGGAAAGGTCACAGATGAGTTAATGTCTTATGTTAAAAAATTTGCAAGCATGGATCATGAGACAGACCCGAACGAAATCAAAATAACACTGAAAGAACTCATACCGACGTATCAGAACGACTCTCTTCCGTCTCACGCTTCTAGCAAAACACCTTCTGCCTGGGACGATGCTTCACCGAACAACTCGCTATTTCCCGCCCCAACGCGGCCCCCTTCGTCTGAAACGCCTCTGTACCACTAA
- a CDS encoding phytoene/squalene synthase family protein codes for MISVEEAYQYCRRLTHRCGPHFSVGFRFLPPSKQNAIYAVYAFCRYADDIVDEAQEAALEELLKSWQEELDRCYQQKPTHPITVALADAIKKYPIPKKGFEGLIEGCRMDLLYNRYPNFDSLMVYCDLVATTIRDLSLPVFGYRDPKGVAYGRALSTALQLTNIVRDIGEDLGRGRIYLPLDEIKAAGYSEEELTARVKNEAFLKLMRFQCDRIRNYFNESAQLIPMIEADARLSVSLMRNVYVALIDRIEKDPFTVLDRQIRLSWWGRGQVIARTLIGRSVS; via the coding sequence ATGATCTCCGTGGAAGAGGCCTATCAGTATTGTCGCCGGCTGACCCACCGCTGCGGCCCCCACTTCTCGGTCGGCTTTCGCTTTCTCCCCCCGTCGAAGCAAAATGCGATCTATGCCGTCTACGCCTTCTGCCGGTACGCCGACGACATCGTCGATGAAGCGCAGGAGGCGGCACTCGAAGAACTTCTGAAAAGTTGGCAGGAAGAATTGGATCGCTGCTATCAACAGAAGCCGACCCATCCGATCACCGTCGCCTTGGCAGACGCCATCAAGAAATATCCGATCCCCAAAAAGGGTTTTGAGGGGTTGATCGAGGGATGCCGGATGGATCTCCTCTACAACCGCTACCCAAATTTTGATTCACTGATGGTTTACTGCGATCTGGTGGCGACGACCATCCGAGATCTCTCCCTGCCCGTCTTTGGTTATCGCGACCCGAAGGGGGTCGCTTACGGCCGGGCCCTCTCCACGGCGCTGCAGCTGACCAACATCGTCCGGGACATCGGAGAAGATCTGGGACGCGGAAGGATTTATCTTCCGTTGGATGAAATCAAAGCGGCCGGCTATTCCGAGGAGGAATTGACGGCGCGGGTGAAAAACGAGGCGTTTCTGAAGCTGATGCGGTTTCAATGCGACCGCATCCGAAACTACTTCAACGAATCGGCCCAGTTGATTCCGATGATCGAGGCGGACGCGCGCCTGTCGGTCTCTTTGATGCGGAACGTCTACGTGGCCCTGATCGACCGGATCGAGAAAGATCCCTTTACCGTTTTGGATCGGCAGATCCGGCTCTCCTGGTGGGGACGCGGTCAAGTCATTGCCCGGACGCTGATCGGTCGCTCCGTCTCCTGA
- a CDS encoding NAD(P)-binding protein — MIVGQTGPKIKIAGAGPSGLTAAIVLAKAGYEVDLFEGRKAVGARFIGDFQVIENMSREEDALEMLKRFGLDTNFFIRPVRQALFFDHRLRSQEVGSRRPFGYFIRRGSERETLDRGLLTQALAAGAKIHYQTRIKPEEADIIATGPATPDGLAKEMTFTTSLPDTVWVLFDMNFSPGGYAYLFVLDGIATFGCAITRDLSRINYYFDRSLQRFQELTFFPIENDRTAYSFMNFSLKASAEASGRYFVGEAGGFQDYLFGLGIRYALTTGYAAAESLLKKTSYDRLWKEALGPAQEISVVNRFLYEWGGNRGLSLFIRQAGRGDLQDYLGGWHRPSWWKRLALPILKWGWQRAGRCAHRLSPHWCRHKPVSSHPELGPIKP, encoded by the coding sequence GTGATCGTAGGACAGACAGGACCGAAAATCAAGATCGCCGGCGCCGGACCGTCGGGACTGACGGCGGCGATCGTCCTCGCCAAGGCCGGCTACGAGGTCGACCTCTTTGAAGGGCGTAAAGCCGTCGGGGCGCGCTTCATCGGCGATTTTCAGGTGATCGAAAACATGAGCCGGGAAGAAGATGCCCTGGAGATGTTGAAGCGGTTCGGTCTGGATACGAACTTCTTCATCCGTCCGGTCCGGCAGGCGCTCTTCTTCGATCATCGGCTTCGCTCCCAAGAGGTTGGGAGCCGCCGGCCCTTCGGTTACTTCATTCGGCGGGGAAGCGAGAGGGAGACTCTCGACCGGGGCCTTCTGACACAGGCGCTTGCGGCGGGAGCAAAGATCCACTACCAAACGCGGATCAAACCGGAAGAGGCCGACATCATCGCCACTGGGCCGGCCACTCCCGACGGACTTGCGAAGGAGATGACTTTCACCACCTCCCTCCCCGACACCGTCTGGGTTCTCTTCGACATGAACTTCTCCCCCGGCGGTTACGCTTACCTTTTTGTCTTAGACGGCATCGCCACCTTCGGTTGCGCGATCACCCGGGACCTCTCCCGAATCAATTACTACTTCGACCGTTCGTTGCAGCGGTTTCAGGAGTTAACCTTTTTTCCGATCGAGAACGACCGGACCGCTTACTCTTTCATGAACTTCAGCTTGAAAGCATCCGCTGAAGCGAGCGGACGCTATTTTGTCGGCGAGGCGGGCGGATTTCAAGACTATCTCTTCGGACTGGGGATTCGCTACGCGCTGACGACCGGGTATGCGGCGGCGGAGAGCCTCTTAAAGAAGACCTCCTATGACCGCCTCTGGAAAGAGGCGCTCGGTCCGGCGCAGGAGATCAGCGTCGTCAACCGGTTCCTCTACGAATGGGGGGGCAATCGGGGGCTCAGTCTCTTTATTCGTCAGGCCGGACGCGGCGATCTTCAAGATTACCTCGGGGGGTGGCACCGCCCTTCCTGGTGGAAGCGTCTGGCCCTGCCGATCTTAAAATGGGGATGGCAGCGGGCCGGTCGGTGCGCCCATCGTCTCTCCCCCCATTGGTGCCGGCACAAGCCGGTCTCCTCTCATCCCGAGCTGGGGCCGATCAAGCCATGA
- a CDS encoding FAD-dependent thymidylate synthase, protein MSDRFLSPEPVVVLEKAFVRPFKNFVATAKTCYSGKGVVRDEDLIEGYELLAQSIYQAGHHTTLQHAHFQFTLTNVSRQFIWSFLHSHPFYNSEQVSQRYVAVKPESFSIPPLSGEALDLYIAGVHEQMEAYKKLNEMLLPLVDAEYARLFPRQRRNFNRDVKKKAQEIARYVVPIGAFAYLYHTISGVTLLRYYRLCRQYDTPLEQRLVVEKMVQALLDFDPEYKKILEQPLPIESTPEYQFYQGYAEGMTAQATERFLDEFDVSLEGRVSKLIDYKVNQEAVLAQSVREVLGVPRAALDDAAAIRLALDPGENRLLGESLNLTTLSKISRTLFHPSYTFRKKLSHTADSQDQRHRMTPASRPILFAHTSDRPDYITPALIKIDPKIEAYYQEVMSQCWDRFARMKRLGAPLEYALYLLPNALSIRFTESSDLLNLHHKHAMRLCYNAQEEIWRASLDEAQQIKEVNPSIGSYLLPPCTLRNMAGTRPVCPEGERYCGVKVWRLDLSEYQRIL, encoded by the coding sequence ATGAGTGATCGTTTTCTCTCTCCGGAGCCGGTCGTTGTTTTAGAGAAGGCCTTTGTCCGGCCATTCAAAAACTTCGTGGCAACAGCCAAGACCTGCTATTCCGGAAAAGGGGTCGTCCGCGATGAAGACCTCATTGAGGGTTATGAGCTGCTGGCCCAGAGCATTTATCAGGCGGGCCATCATACCACCCTCCAGCACGCCCACTTTCAATTCACCCTGACCAATGTCTCCCGGCAGTTTATCTGGTCGTTCCTTCACAGCCATCCTTTCTATAATTCCGAACAGGTCAGCCAGCGCTACGTCGCCGTCAAGCCGGAGAGTTTTTCGATTCCGCCCCTCTCGGGAGAAGCGCTGGATCTTTACATCGCCGGCGTCCACGAGCAGATGGAGGCGTATAAGAAACTGAACGAGATGCTCCTGCCGCTGGTCGATGCGGAGTACGCCCGGCTTTTCCCGCGCCAGCGGAGAAACTTCAATCGGGATGTCAAAAAAAAGGCGCAGGAGATCGCCCGCTACGTCGTTCCGATCGGTGCTTTCGCCTATCTTTATCACACGATCTCCGGGGTCACCCTCCTCCGCTATTACCGGCTCTGCCGGCAGTACGACACGCCGCTGGAGCAGCGGCTGGTGGTGGAGAAGATGGTTCAAGCTCTCCTCGACTTTGATCCTGAATACAAAAAGATCCTGGAGCAGCCCCTTCCGATCGAATCGACGCCGGAGTATCAATTCTATCAAGGTTATGCGGAAGGGATGACGGCGCAGGCGACCGAGCGGTTTCTCGACGAATTTGATGTTTCACTTGAAGGACGGGTCTCCAAACTGATTGATTATAAGGTGAACCAAGAGGCGGTCCTTGCCCAATCGGTTCGGGAGGTGTTAGGGGTGCCTCGGGCGGCGCTCGATGATGCCGCGGCAATCCGCCTGGCGCTCGATCCGGGGGAGAACCGATTGCTCGGAGAATCGCTCAACCTGACGACCCTCTCGAAGATCAGCCGGACCCTCTTTCATCCTTCTTACACCTTCCGGAAGAAGCTTTCGCATACCGCCGACTCTCAGGATCAACGGCACCGGATGACCCCGGCTTCCCGGCCGATCCTCTTTGCGCATACGAGCGATCGGCCTGATTACATTACGCCGGCGCTGATCAAAATCGATCCCAAGATCGAGGCATATTATCAAGAGGTGATGTCCCAGTGCTGGGACCGCTTCGCCCGGATGAAACGGCTTGGCGCCCCACTGGAGTATGCCCTTTATCTTTTGCCGAATGCGCTCTCGATTCGATTCACCGAATCGTCCGATCTTCTGAATCTGCACCACAAACATGCGATGCGCCTCTGCTATAACGCCCAGGAGGAGATCTGGCGCGCCTCTCTCGATGAGGCGCAACAGATCAAGGAGGTGAATCCGTCGATCGGAAGTTACCTCCTTCCCCCCTGCACCCTGCGGAACATGGCCGGCACCCGCCCGGTCTGTCCGGAAGGGGAGCGCTACTGCGGCGTGAAGGTATGGCGCCTCGACCTATCTGAATATCAACGAATCCTCTAG
- a CDS encoding MBL fold metallo-hydrolase gives MICESFPVGPFQCNCVILACEETRTAVVFDPGDEADEILGSLARHQLKAVFLFHTHAHLDHIGATDLVRTKTGAAAGLHEEDMPLCENLHIQASLFGLPTPPTPPIDRFLKHGDSFSFGKEKVEVIHTPGHTPGSVSFHVPAFGLLTGDTLFAGSVGRTDLWGGSHPTLINSIQKRLLSFPDETAVLPGHGPRTTIGRERRSNPFLV, from the coding sequence ATGATCTGCGAATCTTTTCCGGTCGGACCGTTTCAATGTAACTGCGTCATCCTCGCCTGCGAGGAGACGCGGACCGCCGTGGTATTCGATCCTGGAGACGAGGCCGATGAGATCCTCGGGAGCCTCGCGCGGCATCAACTCAAGGCGGTCTTTCTTTTCCATACCCACGCCCACCTTGATCATATTGGCGCCACCGACCTTGTCCGGACGAAGACGGGGGCGGCGGCAGGCCTCCACGAAGAAGACATGCCCCTTTGCGAGAATCTCCATATCCAGGCGTCGCTCTTCGGCCTTCCGACGCCGCCGACGCCGCCGATCGATCGTTTTTTGAAGCATGGCGATTCGTTCTCATTCGGCAAGGAAAAGGTCGAGGTGATCCATACGCCCGGCCATACGCCGGGGAGTGTCAGCTTTCATGTTCCGGCGTTCGGTCTATTGACGGGGGATACCCTTTTTGCCGGGAGTGTCGGCCGCACCGACCTTTGGGGAGGGTCCCACCCGACCTTAATCAATTCGATTCAAAAACGGCTTCTTTCATTTCCGGACGAAACGGCGGTCCTTCCCGGTCATGGTCCTCGGACAACGATCGGCAGGGAGCGTCGGAGCAATCCTTTTCTTGTCTGA